CGGTGGTCCAGAAGACCCGCTCGTAGTCGGTCAGCGCGCGGGCCGCCGACCAGAGCGCGAACGGCACGGTGTCGTGGGCGGTGGTGCGGCGCCCGCTGCCGAGGACCGCGGCGACCGTGCCCGCGTCGCCGTAGTCGAGCATGTCGCGCGCCCGGCGCAGCCCCGCGCCGACCGCGCTGCGCGGCACGAGTGCGACGACCCCGTCGAGCAGCGCCTCGGGCGTCGGCGGACCGGCCGGGTCGGCGGCGAGGGCCGCCGCGGCCGCCACCGCCATGGCACCGACCACGGCCTCGCGGTGCTGATGGGTGGTGTACGCGGAGATCTCGGCCTGGTGCGTGGCCTGCTCCGGGTCGTCGGCGTACCAGGCGCCGAGCGGTGCGATGCGCATGGCGGCGCCGTTGCCCCAGGAGCCCTGGCCGTTGAACAGCGCGGCGGCCAGCTCCCGCCAGTCGCCTCCCTCACGGATCAGCCGGAGCATCCGGTTGACCGCGGGCCCGTAGCCGCGGTCGAAGTCGTGGTGGTCGGCGAAGGAGCGGGCGAGCGCGTCCTGGTCGATGCGGTCGTGCGCCGCGAGCACGGCGAGCACGGAGCAGGCCATCTCGGTGTCGTCGGTCCACTGCCAGGGACCGTCCGGCAGCTCGCGTCGCTTCAGGAGGGGATAGTTCGCCGGGACGAAGAACTGGGAGCCCAGGGCGTCTCCCACCGCCAGGCCGCGCAGGCTGGCGAGGGCGCGTTCGAAGCGCCGGTCGTTAGAGGAATCAGCGGTCATCGCCCTGCCACTCTATCCGGTGCCACCGTACGGTTTCGGGGTGCGCCAGCGTTCGAAGGGGCGGTCCAGGGTGTAGCGACCGTCCTCTCCCAGGAGCAGGGTGCGGGTCTCCCCGTTGCCCGGGTTGGACAGCGACTCGAACTCGGCGACCGTCCAGTGGAACCAGCGCATGCAGAACAGCCGCATGGTGAGGCCGTGGGTGACCAGGAGGACGTTCGGCGGATGGTCCGGCGCCTCGAAGCTGCGGTAGAGGCTCTCCAGGAAGGCGCCCACGCGGTCGTACACGTCGGCACCGGACTCCCCTTGCGCGAACCGGTAGAAGAAGTGTCCGTAGGCGTCGCGGTACGCCTTCTGCAGGCGCACGTCCTCCCGCTCCTGCCAGTTGCCCCAGTCCTGTTCCCGCAGCCGGGGCTCCTCGCGGACCCGGACGCGCCTCGGGTCCAGCCGGAAGGCCCGGAAGGTCTCGTGGGTGCGGCGGTACGGCGACACGTACACGCTGACCCGCTCGTCGCCGAACAGCTCGCGCAGCCGGTCTCCGGTCTCCTCGGCCTGGCGGCGGCCGTTCGCGGTGAGCGCGAGGGCATGGTCGGGCTCGCGCTCGTACACCGTGTCATCGACGTTCCCCTCCGACTCTCCGTGCCGTACGAGGACGATGCGCCGCGGTCGTGCCATGACTCGACCCTAGTTCGACCGCCGCGGCCGGGCTCAGCCGGCCAGGCGCCCGGAGTCCATCCGGTGGACCCGGCCGGTGAAGCGGCGGCGCAGCCGCCGGTCGTGGGAGACGACGACGAGGGCGCCGGTCCACTGCTCCAGGGCCTGTTCCAGCTCCTCGACGAGGCCGAGGGCCAGGTGGTTGGCCGGCTCGTCGAGCAGCAGCAGGTCCGCCGGCCTGGCAAGCAGTCGCGCCAGGGCCAGCCGACGGCGCTGACCGGCCGAGAGCGATCCGACCGGGACGTGCAGGTCGGCGGGGCGGAACAGGCCGTAGGACAGCAGCAGCTCGGAACTCTCGTCCTCGGAGAGGGCGAGCCCCCGTCCGAAGGCGGCGAGCACGCGCTCGGCCGGCCGACCGACGGGTATCTCCTGGGCCAGGAACCCGATCCGGCCGCGTCGCCGGACGTCGCCCTCGTCGGGGTTGCGCACCCCTGCCATCACCGAGAGGAGCGTGGACTTCCCTGCCCCGTTGCCCCCATGGACCAGGATCTTCTCGCCCGCGCCGACGGTCAGCGCGTCCACCGCGAGCCGCCCGCCGACCCGCACCCCGGTCAGGGACACCAGCTCGCCCTGCGCGCCTCCGGCCACGGGCCGGGCCGCGAAGGCCAGCGGTCTGGGCGGCCGGGCGACGGGCTCCTCCCGCAGCCGACGCAGCCGCTCCTGCGCGTTTCGCACACGGCCGGACACCGAGGCCTGGACCCGGCCTCCCGCGCGGTCGTACGCCATCTTGTTGTTGTCCCTGGGCCCGTGGCCGGCGGCGACGCCGTGCGCGGTGGTCGCGGCGTACTCCTCCAGTCTGGACGTCTCCGCGCACCACTCCGCGTACGCCTGCTCCCAGCGGCGTCGCGCGGCCGCCTGCTCGGCGCGGTATCCGGCGTACCCGTCCCCGTACCGGACGAGCGTGCGGCGGTCGGCGTCCACCTCGACGATCGCGGTCGCGACCCGCTCCAGGAAGACGCGGTCGTGGGAGACGGCGACGACCGTGCCCCGGTGGGCGAGCAGTGCCTCCTCCAGCCAGTCGAGGGCGCGCTCGTCCAGGTGGTTGGTGGGCTCGTCGAGCAGCAGCACCTCGGGCGACGCGGCGAGCGTGCACGCGATGCCGAGGCGCGCCTGCTCCCCGCCCGACAGACTGCCGAGCAGCCGCTCCCGCCCGATGCCGGCGAGACCGAGACCGTGCATCGCCTTGTCGACCCGGGCGTCCGCCTCGTACCCGCCGCGCAGCTCGTAGGCGGTGAGCAGTTCGCCGTACGCGTCCAGGGCGCCGGCGTCCGCCGAGTCGAGCCGCTGTTCGAGCCCACGCAGCCCGCGTTCCATGGACCGCAGTTCGGACAGGGCCGCGTCCATCGCGTCCGCGACGGTGCGGTCGCCGGGCAGCTGCGGGGTCTGGGCGAGGAGTCCCGAGCCGCCCTCCGCCACCGTGATCACGTCGCCGTCGTCGGGTGCCTCCAGGCCGCCGAGGATGCGCAGCAGGGTGGACTTCCCCGCCCCGTTCTCCCCCACGATGCCGATCCGTTCACCGGGGCGCACGGTGAGCGAGATCCGGTCGAGCAGGAGCCGGTCCCCACGGGACACGGTCACGTCGCGCAGAGAGATCTGAGTGGGCAAGGGCGCCTCCAGGAGTCGAGTCGGGTCGTGACGGGTCGAAATCACATGAACGAGCGGGGGAGCAAATGCAACCGGAGTCGCATTACCGTGAGTGTGGCACACTCGATCCATTAACGCAACAGGAGTAGCAATTGAACGAGTCTCCCGCTCCGTCCGAGCCGACCACGCCTCCCGCGCCCGGCAGCCGGCGCCCCGGCGGCCGGACCGCCCGCACCCGCGCCGCCGTCCGCGACGCCGTCCTGTCCGGCCTGGCCGAACACGGCTACCCGGGGCTGACGGTCGAGTACGTGGCGGAGCACTCCGGCGTCCACAAGACGACCCTCTACCGCCGCTGGGGCACCCTCGAAGGGCTGGTCGCCGACGCCCTGGACCTGGCGGGCGAGGACACCTGGACGCCGCCGGACACCGGCAGCCTGGCCGGTGATCTGCGTGCGCTGGCGCGCGAGGTGAGCGAGTCGTTCGCCGATCCGGCCGCCGCTGCCGCGCCCACGGCTTTCGTCGGCGCCGCGTTCCAGTCACCGCGCGCCGCGGAGGCCCTGCGGGCGTTCTACGCGGAGCGCTTCCGGCGCTGTGAGCCGGTCGTCGAGCGGGCCGTGGAGCGCGGCGAGGCCCCGCCCGGCACCGACGCGGGAGCCGTCGTACGGGCCGCCTCCGCGCCGCTCTTCCTGCGTCTGTTCGTCACCCGCGAGCCGGTCGACACCGCGCTCGCGGACCAGTCCGCCGCCGCGGCCCTCGCGGCGGTCGAGGCGGGAGCGTTCACCACCTCGAACGGGTGAAGCCAAGACCCGCAGACCGGTGGACGGCTCGGTCGGTGAAGCGGTGACGCCGGGCGAGGGGCCTTACCGGCAGACCGATGACCCGGTGGCCCCAGACCGGTGAACGGTCAAACCGCCCAAGCCGGTTCGAGCTGGACCACGTCCCCAGCCATCGCCGCCACGTCGGCCTCGGTCTGCGCGCGCAGGCCGAGCCGTTCCACCCGCTCCGTGCGGTACTTCCCGTGCTCCGCCGCCGAGTGCCACAGCGACAGCACCAGGAACTCGTGCCCCGGAGCCTCCCCGAACACCCCGCGCAGCATCCCCGGCGACCCGGCCATGGCCGGGTTCCACACCTTCTCCTGCATCAGCGCGAAGTGCTCGACCCGCTCCGCGTGGACACGGCAGTGCGCGACCCGGGCCACGTCCGCGTCCGCGAAGCGCGGCTCGAACCCCGTCTTCACGTCGAAGCGGTAGTCGAAGAGTTTGACCTGCGCGTCCTTGAACGTCCCGGCCTGCGAGGCCGCGAGCCGGTCGTGCGCCCGCGCCATGAACGAGTCGTAGAACGCGCGGCTCTCCCAGAACGCGAAGACATGGGCGACGTCGGGCCGTCGGCGGCTCCACCCCCCGCCCTGCCCCCGGAAGCCCGGCTCACCCAGCAGCCCCGCCCACTTCCGCTGCCCCCGCTCGAACCCCCGACGGTCGACGACGGTGCAGCGAATCCACTTGACCAGCACCGCGCCATCGTACGGCCGTGAACGACACCCCGTCAGAGGTCTGCGGACCGATCACCCGAAAACACGGTGAGGTGTCCGCCGGAAGTTCGCACAATGATCCGTATGACGGCACTGCACGCCAATCCCCTCTTCTCCCGCCTCGAATCGGCCCGCCGCGTCCTCGTGACCGGCGCGGGCGGCGGTTTCGACATCTACGCCGGGCTGCCGATCGCGCTGTCCCTGCTGCACCAGGGCAAGGAAGTCCGGCTCGCCAACCTCACCTTCAGCGCGATCGAGGGGCTGCCGCTCGACTCCTGGCTCGTGCCGGACGTCGCCGTCGTCACTCCGGAGTCCTCGCCCCACCAGACGTACTTCCCCGAGCGTACCCTCGCGCAATGGCTGAAAATGCACGGCTATCCCAGCACCGTCCACGCCTTGGCGCGCGTCGGCGTGCAGCCGCTGCGGGCCGCCTACCGGGCGCTGATCGAGCACCACGAGATCGACGCCGTCATCCTGGTCGACGGCGGTACGGACATCCTCATGCGGGGCGACGAGTCGGGCCTCGGCACCCCGGAGGAGGACCTGACCAGCGTGGCCGCCCTGGCCGGCATCGACGACCTCCCCGGCCTCACCGAGCGGCTCGTCGTCTCGATCGGCTTCGGTGTCGACGCGTACCACGGCGTCAGCCACGGGCTGGTCCTGGAGAACATCGCGGCGCTGGACCGGGACGGGGCTTACCTCGGAGCGTTCTCGGTGCCCCGCGCCTCCAAGGAGGGGGCGCTGTTCCTGGACGCCGTCGCGCACGCGCAGCACCGGACGCCCGACCGTCCCAGCATCGTGAATGGCTCGATCGCGGCGGCGGTACAAGGCTCCTTCGGAGACGTGCAGTTCACGGAGCGCACGCGCGGCAGCGAGCTGTTCATCAACCCTCTGATGTCGCTCTGCTTCGCCTTCGAACTGAAGGGACTGGCCGCCCGCTGCCTCTATCTCGACCGTATTGAGCACACGCACCTCATTCGCCAGGTGAGCAGCGCCATCGAGGAGTTCCGGGACGAGGTCGTCCGGCAGCGGCCGCCGCGCGGCTACCCGCACTGAGCCGGCGTGACACCATGAGCAACCTGCCCGCGACCACGGGTGGTTGACCGGCGGGCAGGCCGGATGTGCGAGCGACGAGAGAGGGGATTCACGGTGGGCGGTCTCAACAAGGGGGTCGGCAAGGTCGAGGTGACGCTCAAGTGGGACCCGAGCCCGATCGGAGCGCCGGCGCACGATCTCGACATCATCGCGGGGGTGTACGGCTCGGAGGACCCGTTCGGGGCGCCGGCCTTCCTGGTGCACTTCGGCAGCCGCTCCCCCGACGGGACGATCACGCTCCACCGGGACAGCCGTACGGGGCAGGGCTTCGGGTACGACGAGGCGATGACCGTGGAGCTGGACCGGATCGCCGCCACGTACGGGCGCGTCGTGGTGGGCGTGGCCATACAGCAGGGCGGCGGCCGGCGGACCTTCGGCGACGTCGCCAACACGGGGGTCCTGGTGCGTGAGGGTCATCGCGACCTGCTGACGGACGACTTCGCCGACCTGGCGGAGGCGACGGCGGCGACGGTCGTGGAGTTCACCCGGGACGGTGCGGACGGCTGGGAGTACCGCCAGATCACCCGCGGCTTCGACGCCGACCCGCAGGAATTCGCGGCGGTGATGGGCGCCCAGCAGGTTTAGCCCTGCGGCGGGCGCACAGGGGCGGCCCAGCGCATACGGAACGGGGGACCCGTGCGGCGCACGGGTCCCCCGTTCCGTATGCGCCACCCCGCTCCCGGCCCGTCGTCGCGGAGGCCCGCGGCTCGAGTTCCGGTGCCATGCCGTCCGCGAGCCAACAAGCCCTCGACATCGCGGCGACGGCCCGAGACGCCGGAGAGGGTGCCGACCATGGTCGGCACCCTCTCTCATGCGTGCTCCGCGCCTCAGCGGCAGATGCTCAGCCGCTCACCGTCGCATCGGACGCGGTCCGCGCGGGCTCAGCTGCAGCCGCTGGTCGAGCCGCAGCCCTCGCAGATGTAGCAGGAGCCGGCGCGCTGCATCTTGGTGCCGCAGGAGAAGCAGAGCGGGGCGTCCGCGCTGATGCCCAGCTGCATCTCGACGAGCTCGGCCGAGGTGTGCGCCTGCTTCGGGGCCGGGACCTCGATCTTGGCGATCGGGGCGGCGACGGCCTTCAGCTCCTGGGCGCGCGGGGCCGACTGGGCCAGGCCCTCGACGTCGACCTCGTCCTCGGTGGGCTCGTAGGAGCCCGTCTCCAGGTGGCGCTGACGCTCCTCGGCGGAGTGGATGCCGAGCGCCGAGCGGGTCTCGAAGGGCAGGAAGTCCAGCGCCAGGCGGCGGAAGATGTAGTCGACGATCGACTGCGCCATCCGCACGTCCGGGTCGTCCGTCATGCCGGCCGGCTCGAAGCGCATGTTGGTGAACTTCGAGACGTACGTTTCGAGCGGGACGCCGTACTGAAGGCCGACCGAGACGGCGATCGAGAAGGCGTCCATCATGCCCGCGAGCGTCGAACCCTGCTTGGACATCTTGAGGAAGACCTCGCCGAGACCGTCGTCCGGGTAGGAGTTCGCGGTCATGTAGCCCTCGGCGCCGCCGACCGTGAAGGAGGTGGTGATCCCCGGGCGGCCCTTCGGCAGGCGCTTGCGGACCGGGCGGTACTCGACGACCTTCTCGACGGCCTCGCGGATCGTCGCCTCGGACTTCGCGGTGACCTCGGCCTTCTCCTCCTCCTTCTTCTTGGCGGAGAGCGGCTGGCCGACCTTGCAGTTGTCGCGGTAGATCGCGAGCGCCTTGACGCCCATCTTCCACGCCTCGAAGTAGACCTCCTCGACGTCCTCGACGGTCGCCGTCTCCGGCAGGTTGACCGTCTTGGAGAGGGCGCCGGAGATCCACGGCTGGATGGCGGCCATCATGCGGACGTGGCCCATCGCGGAGATGGAACGCTCGCCCATGGCGCAGTCGAAGACCTCGTAGTGCTCGGTCTTCAGACCGGGGGCGTCGATCACATTGCCGTGCTCGGCGATGTGGGCGACGATCGCCTCGATCTGCTCCTCCTGGTAACCCAGGCGGCGCAGGGCCTGCGGGACGGTGCCGTTGACGATCTGCATCGAGCCGCCGCCGACCAGCTTCTTGAACTTGACCAGGGCGAGGTCGGGCTCGAGGCCGGTGGTGTCGCAGGACATCGCGAGACCGATGGTGCCGGTCGGGGCGATGACGGACGCCTGGGCGTTGCGGAAGCCGTTCTTGGCGCCGAGGCGGATCACGTCCTGCCAGGCCTCCGTGGCGGCGGCCCAGATCGGCGAGTCCAGGTCGTCCATGCGGACGGCCGTCTCGTTGGCGTCGGCGTGCTGCTTCATGACGCGCTGGTGCGGCTGAGCGTTCTTCGCGTAGCCGTCGTACGCGCCGACGACCGCGGCGAGCTCGGCGGAGCGCCGGTACGAGGTGCCGGTCATCAGCGAGGTGATGGCGCCGGCCAGGGCGCGGCCGCCGTCGGAGTCGTACGCGTGGCCGGTCGCCATCAGCAGGGCGCCGAGGTTGGCGTAGCCGATGCCGAGCTGGCGGAAGGCGCGGGTGTTCTCGCCGATCTTCTGGGTCGGGAAGTCGGCGAAGCAGATGGAGATGTCCATCGCGGTGATGACGAGCTCGACGACCTTGGCGAAGCGCTCGACGTCGAAGGACTGGTTGCCCTTGCCGTCGTCCTTGAGGAACTTCATCAGGTTCAGCGAGGCGAGGTTGCAGGACGTGTTGTCCAGGTGCATGTACTCGCTGCACGGGTTCGAGCCGTTGATCCGGCCGGACTCGGGGCAGGTGTGCCAGTGGTTGATCGTGTCGTCGTACTGGATGCCCGGGTCGGCGCAGGCCCACGCGGCCTCGGCCATCTTGCGGAACAGCGACTTGGCGTCGACCTGCTCGATGACCTCGCCGGTCATGCGGGCGCGCAGACCGAACTTCCCGCCGGTCTCGACGGCCTTCATGAACTCGTCGTTCACGCGGACGGAGTTGTTGGCGTTCTGGTACTGGACGGACGTGATGTCGTCGCCGCCCAGGTCCATGTCGAAGCCCGCGTCACGGAGGGCGCGGATCTTCTCCTCCTCCTTGACCTTGGTCTCGATGAAGTCCTCGATGTCCGGGTGGTCGACGTCGAGGATGACCATCTTGGCCGCGCGGCGGGTGGCGCCGCCCGACTTGATCGTTCCTGCGGACGCGTCGGCGCCGCGCATGAAGGAGACCGGGCCGGAGGCGTTGCCGCCGGAGGAGAGCAGCTCCTTGGAGGAGCGGATGCGGGAGAGGTTCAGGCCGGCGCCGGAGCCGCCCTTGAAGATCATGCCCTCTTCCTTGTACCAGTCGAGGATCGACTCCATGGAGTCGTCGACGGACAGGATGAAGCAGGCGGAGACCTGCTGCGGCTGGGGCGTGCCGACGTTGAACCACACCGGGGAGTTGAAGCTGAAGATCTGGTGCAGGAGGGCGTAGGCCAGCTCGTGCTCGAAGATCTCGGCGTCGGCGGGCGAGGCGAAGTAGCCGTACTCCTCGCCGGCCTTGGTGTAGGTCTTAACGATCCGGTCGATGAGCTGCTTGAGACCGGTCTCGCGCTGCGGGGTGCCGACGGCCCCGCGGAAGTACTTGCTGGTGACGATGTTGACCGCGTTCACCGACCAGAAGTCGGGGAACTCGACGCCACGCTGCTCGAAGTTGACCGAGCCGTCGCGCCAGTTGGTCATGACGACGTCACGACGCTCCCAGACCACCTCTTCGTACGGATGCACGCCGGGGGTGGTGTGGATGCGCTCGATACGCAGGCCCTTGCTCGCCTTGGTTCCCTTGGCGCGGGAACCACGTGCCGGACCGCTCGCCGTCTCTGTCATGCCGCCTCCCATATACGGGCAAAACACCTCGTGGCGCCCAGATAATCCCAAGGCACCATCTTCTGTACTGCTGTCTGTACTGCTGCCACGAGCGCCGCACACGGCACCCGGGGCACGTATTTGTCGGCCGCTCCCGCGACCGGTCGCCGGGCCTTCGCGGGCCCGGCCTCGCCGCTCAGTCGGCGGCGACGGCGGGAACGGGGACCTCGGGGGTCGCTCCGGTCCCGCATTCCTCAGCGGGAGGCCGCTCGCGGAGCTCCGCGATGGCGGCCTCGAAGTCCTCCAGGCTGTCGAAAGCCTTGTACACCGATGCGAAGCGCAGGTACGCGACGAGGTCGAGTTCCTGCAGGGGGCCGAGAATGGCCAGCCCGACGTCGTGGGTGGTCAGCTCGGCGCTGCCGGTGGCGCGCACCGCCTCCTCGACCCGCTGGCCGAGCTGGGCGAGGGCGTCCTCGGTGACGGGTCGCCCCTGGCACGCCTTGCGCACGCCGGAGATGACCTTGGTACGGCTGAAGGGCTCGGTGACACCCGCCCGCTTGATCACCATGAGTGACGCGGTCTCCACCGTGGTGAAGCGGCGGGAGCAGTCGGGGCACTGGCGCCGGCGTCGGATCGACGTCCCGTCGTCGGTGGTGCGACTGTCGACGACGCGGCTGTCAGGGTGCCTGCAGAAGGGGCAATGCATGGCTCCGACCCTCCCTCACGGCACGACTGAATAGCCTCGCCAGGCCCGGTCAAGGCCCCTCGAAGCAGCCACCAGCATAGGCGATGCGCGACCCCCCGGTTGACCGGGGAACCACAACTTCTGGGTGGCCGTCAGCATCCAACCACTAGATCTGGTGTTGAGACGCCAATCCGACACAACGCGCGTGTCGCACGCCTGTCGCGCGTCCAGGAACACCGGGGATCGGCGAAGAGCGTACGGGAAGGCGCACGCGAGCCCCGCAGGGGGACCGGCACGACGCGACGCCCGTACACGGGGTTCCACGGTTTCGGGGGCCCCTGGTGCGACACTGAGGGCCTGACCCACCCCCCTGGCGATCCGGCGGCGGCGGTACCGTAATGGACCGAATTACCACCGGGACCGGGCCCGTATATACACCCAGTCACAGGTACGCGTAAGGCAATCTGCGATTTTTCACTCGAACGTGTGTTTGGCGCAACCTTTCGAAAGCTACTACCGTTGTCCAGCCAGGGAGACCATTCGAGAGGGGCCGACGACGTGACCACCACCGCAGACAGTGCCACCATCACTGCCCAGGACCGCTCCCAGAGCCGACTCGAGCCGGTGCATGCCATGAACGACGCAGCCACGAACCCGGAAGGGCTCGATCCCTCGCGCCCCGCGCGGTCGCTGCCCGGCCGACCTCCCGGCATCAGGGCGGACAGCTCGGGCCTCACTGACCGGCAGCGCCGGGTCATCGAGGTCATCCGGGACTCGGTCCAGCGACGCGGCTACCCGCCGTCGATGCGCGAGATCGGCCAGGCCGTGGGGCTGTCCAGCACGTCGTCCGTGGCGCACCAGCTCATGGCTCTGGAGCGCAAGGGCTTCCTGCGCCGCGACCCGCACCGGCCGCGCGCGTACGAGGTGCGCGGCTCGGACCAGCCGAGCACCCAGCCGACCGACACCACGGGCAAGCCCGCCGCGTCGTACGTCCCCCTGGTCGGCCGGATCGCGGCAGGCGGCCCCATCCTCGCCGAGGAGTCGGTCGAGGACGTCTTCCCGCTCCCCCGCCAGCTGGTCGGCGACGGCGAGCTGTTCGTCCTCAAGGTCGTCGGCGACTCGATGATCGAGGCCGCGATCTGCGACGGCGACTGGGTGACCGTGCGCCGCCAGCCCGTCGCGGAGAATGGCGACATCGTCGCCGCGATGCTGGACGGCGAGGCGACTGTGAAGCGCTTCAAGCGCGAGGACGGCCACGTCTGGCTGCTCCCGCACAACGCGGCGTACCAGCCGATCCCTGGCGACGAGGCCACCATCCTCGGCAAGGTCGTCGCCGTGCTGCGACGGGTGTGACCACACCCCGTCGGCCCTGAGCCGGGCCCCGGGACCCCCTGCGCCGGTCCCGGGGCCCTGTTGTGTCCTCAGACCTCAGCCACGTCAGGCCTCGGCCGTCTTCGCGGCGGCGTCGATCGCGGAGAGCGACTTGCGGACCTGGTTGCGGTCCGTCGTGTACCAGAAGTCCGGCATCGAGGCCTTCAGGTAGCTGCCGTAGCGGGCCGTGGCCAGCCGGGGGTCCAGCACGGCGACGACGCCACGGTCCCCCGTGGCCCGTACGAGCCGGCCGGCGCCCTGCGCCATGAGCAGCGCCGCATGCGTCGCCGCGACGGCCATGAAGCCGTTGCCGCCCGCCTCCTCCACGGCCTTCTGCCGGGCGCTCATCAGCGGGTCGTCGGGGCGCGGGAAGGGGATCTTGTCCATGACGACCAGCTGGCAGTTGGGCCCCGGCACGTCCACGCCCTGCCAGAGCGACAGCGTGCCGAACAGGCAGGTCTGCGGGTCGACGGCGAATGCCTTGATCAGCTCGCCGAGGGTGTCCTCGCCCTGGAGCAGCACCGGGAACTCGGGGATCCGGGTGCGCAGCTCCTCCGCCGCCAGCTGCGCCGCGCGCATCGAGGAGAACAGCCCCAGCGTCCGCCCACCGGCCGCCTGGATCAGCTCGGTCAGCTCGTCCAGCATGTCCGTGCGGTCGCCGTCCCTGGCCGGCTTGGCCAGGTGCTTCGCGACGTACATGATCCCCTGCTTCGGGTAGTCGAACGGCGAGCCGACGTCGATGCCCTTCCACACCGGGATGTCGTCGCCCTCCGTGCCCTCCGGGGCGAGCCCGAGTGAGGCCCCCACGCCGTTGAAGTCACCGCCGAGCTTCAGGGTCGCCGAGGTCAGGACCACCGACCGCTCGGCGAAGAGCTTCTCGCGCAGCAGGCCCGAGACGGAGAGCGGGGCCACCCGCAGCGAGGCTCCGAAGCGGTCGTGCCGCTCGTACCAGACGACGTCGTACTCGGAGCCGTGCGTGATCCGCTCGGCGACGCCGTGCACCGACTCCACCGAGGCCAGGGCCTGCTTGCGGACGGCGTCCTCGTCCTGGACCGACTTGTCGCGTGTCGTGCCCAAGGCGCTGATCACGTTCCGGGAGGCGTCGCGCAGCGCCATCATGGCGTAGCCGAGGTCCTCGGGGATCTCCTCCAGGCGGCCCGGCAGGGCCAGCTCCATCAGCCGCTCGAAGCCCTCCGCGGCGGTCTGCAGCTGGTCCGCGATCTTCTCGTCCACCAGCTTCGCGGCCCGCTTCACGGCGCGGTTCACCTGGCTCGGGGTGAGCTCGCCGGTGGCGACACCGGTGACCCGGGAGACCAGCTCGTGGGCCTCGTCGACGATCAGCACCTCGTGCTGCGGCAGGACCGGGGCGCCCTCGATCGCGTCGATGGCGAGCAGCGCGTGGTTGGTCACCACCACCTCGGCGAGCTTGGCGCGCTCGCGCGCCGCCTCGGCGAAGCACTCCGCGCCGTACGCGCACTTGGTCGCGCCCAGGCACTCGCGGGAGGAGACCGAGACCTGTGCCCAGGCGCGGTCCGAGACACCCGGCGTCATGTCGTCCCGGTCGCCGGTCTCCGTCTCGTCCGCCCAGTCCCGCAGCCGGAGCAGGTCCTGGCCCAGCTTGCTGGTGGGCGCGGCCGCCTCGAACGGATCGAAGAGGCCCTCCTCCTCGTCCTGCGGCACGCCCTCGTGGAGGCGGTGCAGGCACAGGTAGTTCGACCGCCCCTTGAGCATCGCGAACTCGGGACGGCGGCGCAGCTGCGGGTGCAGCGCGTCGACCGTCCGTGGCAGGTCGCGCTCGACGAGCTGGCGCTGGAGCGCCAGGGTGGCCGTGGCGACGACCACGCGCTCCCCGTGCGCGAGCGCGGGCACCAGGTAGCCGAGCGACTTACCCGTGCCGGTGCCGGCCTGGACCAGCAGGTGGGAGTTGTCGTCGATGGCTTCGGCGACCGCCTCGGCCATGGCGACCTGGCCGGGCCGCTCCATGCCGCCCACGGCGGAGACGGCGGCATGGAGGAGATCGGGGAGGGATGGCTTCGTCATAGCCGGACCAGCCTACGGGGCCCCACTGACAATCCGGTCACGCGAACGCCCGGGCGAATCGATCAGGCCAGCGGATTGGCGACGGTGCCGTGCACGGCCGCGTGCGGCCGCTCGGGCCGGTCCCGGTAGCCGTCCATGTGCAGCCGGTTGCGGTTGAGGCAGAGCCGCTCGATCCGCGGGGTGAGCAGGTCGAAGAGCTCGAACCGTTCCTTCAGCTCGGGGAAGCGGGCCTGGTGGCGCAGGATCTCGGC
This sequence is a window from Streptomyces sp. HUAS YS2. Protein-coding genes within it:
- a CDS encoding TerD family protein, with amino-acid sequence MGGLNKGVGKVEVTLKWDPSPIGAPAHDLDIIAGVYGSEDPFGAPAFLVHFGSRSPDGTITLHRDSRTGQGFGYDEAMTVELDRIAATYGRVVVGVAIQQGGGRRTFGDVANTGVLVREGHRDLLTDDFADLAEATAATVVEFTRDGADGWEYRQITRGFDADPQEFAAVMGAQQV
- a CDS encoding vitamin B12-dependent ribonucleotide reductase, whose amino-acid sequence is MTETASGPARGSRAKGTKASKGLRIERIHTTPGVHPYEEVVWERRDVVMTNWRDGSVNFEQRGVEFPDFWSVNAVNIVTSKYFRGAVGTPQRETGLKQLIDRIVKTYTKAGEEYGYFASPADAEIFEHELAYALLHQIFSFNSPVWFNVGTPQPQQVSACFILSVDDSMESILDWYKEEGMIFKGGSGAGLNLSRIRSSKELLSSGGNASGPVSFMRGADASAGTIKSGGATRRAAKMVILDVDHPDIEDFIETKVKEEEKIRALRDAGFDMDLGGDDITSVQYQNANNSVRVNDEFMKAVETGGKFGLRARMTGEVIEQVDAKSLFRKMAEAAWACADPGIQYDDTINHWHTCPESGRINGSNPCSEYMHLDNTSCNLASLNLMKFLKDDGKGNQSFDVERFAKVVELVITAMDISICFADFPTQKIGENTRAFRQLGIGYANLGALLMATGHAYDSDGGRALAGAITSLMTGTSYRRSAELAAVVGAYDGYAKNAQPHQRVMKQHADANETAVRMDDLDSPIWAAATEAWQDVIRLGAKNGFRNAQASVIAPTGTIGLAMSCDTTGLEPDLALVKFKKLVGGGSMQIVNGTVPQALRRLGYQEEQIEAIVAHIAEHGNVIDAPGLKTEHYEVFDCAMGERSISAMGHVRMMAAIQPWISGALSKTVNLPETATVEDVEEVYFEAWKMGVKALAIYRDNCKVGQPLSAKKKEEEKAEVTAKSEATIREAVEKVVEYRPVRKRLPKGRPGITTSFTVGGAEGYMTANSYPDDGLGEVFLKMSKQGSTLAGMMDAFSIAVSVGLQYGVPLETYVSKFTNMRFEPAGMTDDPDVRMAQSIVDYIFRRLALDFLPFETRSALGIHSAEERQRHLETGSYEPTEDEVDVEGLAQSAPRAQELKAVAAPIAKIEVPAPKQAHTSAELVEMQLGISADAPLCFSCGTKMQRAGSCYICEGCGSTSGCS
- the nrdR gene encoding transcriptional regulator NrdR, with the translated sequence MHCPFCRHPDSRVVDSRTTDDGTSIRRRRQCPDCSRRFTTVETASLMVIKRAGVTEPFSRTKVISGVRKACQGRPVTEDALAQLGQRVEEAVRATGSAELTTHDVGLAILGPLQELDLVAYLRFASVYKAFDSLEDFEAAIAELRERPPAEECGTGATPEVPVPAVAAD
- the lexA gene encoding transcriptional repressor LexA, whose protein sequence is MTTTADSATITAQDRSQSRLEPVHAMNDAATNPEGLDPSRPARSLPGRPPGIRADSSGLTDRQRRVIEVIRDSVQRRGYPPSMREIGQAVGLSSTSSVAHQLMALERKGFLRRDPHRPRAYEVRGSDQPSTQPTDTTGKPAASYVPLVGRIAAGGPILAEESVEDVFPLPRQLVGDGELFVLKVVGDSMIEAAICDGDWVTVRRQPVAENGDIVAAMLDGEATVKRFKREDGHVWLLPHNAAYQPIPGDEATILGKVVAVLRRV